The sequence ATGGGCACCAAAGGCGGGCCCCGCACCGACTCCGACGGCCGGGTCCTGCACGTCACCGGCCGGCCCATCCCGGGGCTGTTCGCCGCGGGTAACGCGATGGCGGGCGTCACCGGCCGGGCCTACGGTGGGGCGGGCGGCACCATCGGTCCGGCCATGGTGTTCGGCTTCCGGGCGGGGCGCGCGGCCGCCACCACCGGCAGCGGGGCGTGACGGGCCGGCTGGTTGGCCGCCGCAAGCACAGCGGAAATGTTATTCTTCGTTACCAAGAATTTCAGTCTTTGGCAGCGCGGCCGCTCCGGCGGATGCAGCAGTGGAGGAGCCCGTGAGAGGCAGGCAGCTCGCCGTATCGTCCCTGGCTACGGGGCTGGCGTTTGCCTGCGCGCTGGCCGCCGCCACCCCGGCGGGCGCCGACGACCCGGCGCCGCACCGGGTGCGCTACTCGGTCAGCGCGACGCAGACCGCGCAGGCGTTCGTCTACTACCGCGAGGTTCAACCGCCCAACTTCGGCGAGTACAGCCACAATCCCTACCAGTACAGCCCGCGTGCGGACGTCACGGTCGGCCCCAACCAGCCCTGGATCTTCGAGACCACCCTGGCCGACCCGCAGGACTGGGCCATGGTGGTGGTGTCGCTGCCCGGAATGCATCCCGAACTGCCCTCACCGGGGTTCGTCTGTGAACTGCGCGTCGACGACGTCGTAGTCGCCACCGACGCCGGTACCAAGGGGGCGCTCTGCTCGCTCCGCACTTGGTGAGGGACCCTGGTGCTGGGTGGACAACGGACAGGAGAGGCGTATGCCGTCGCGTGATCCGGCGAAGCCGGGGGGTCCCAGAAAACACGTCGGAAAGCACGCCGCCAAGCGCGCTTCGAAGAATGCTCTGACGCTGGCGGAGGCCGAGGCGAAGGCCGCCGAGGCGGCGGCGGAGTTGGCCCGCGCCCGAGCAGAACTGCTCAAGGCGCAGCAGGAGTCCGAGCCGGAGTCCACCCCGGCGGTCGAGCTGGAAACCGCACCCGACGTCGAAGCCGAAAGCACCGACGCCGGCGAGCCAGAGGCGGGCGTCGACGAGGAACCGGCTGAGCAGCCCCGCAAGCTCATCCACGCCTGGAAACAACTGCGATGGGTGGCGGCGACGCTGGCGGTACTCGCGATCGGAGGGTTCCTGGCGATTGATGTGCTGATGCTGTCCCACCATCGCGATGTCGCGCAGCGCCAGCATCAACTGGCCGAGTATGCCGCGGCCGCCCGTCAGGGCGTGGTGACGCTGATGTCGCTGAACTACGAGACCGTCGATGACGACGTCAAGGCGATCCTCGACAACTCAACCGGCGAGTTCAAGCAGGACTTCGAGGCCCACGCCGGCGACTTCACCAAGGTGGCCCGCGAGTCGAAAACCGTCACCACGGTCGACACGGCGGTCGCGGGCGTGGAGTCGATGTCGGACAACGACGCGGTGGTGCTGGTCGCGGCGAACACCAAGGTCACCAATAAAGCCGGAGCGAAAGAGGAACCCCGCGCCTGGCGCCTCACCGTGCACCTGGCCCGCGAAGGCGACCGGGTCAAGATGTCGAAGGTGGACTTCGCGGCATGACCGAATCCGACGAGGATGACGTGACACGCGAGGCAGCCGAGTCCGAGCCCGCGACCACCGAGGCCGACGACACCCTGGAAACCGCCGAGCAGGTGGCGGAAGAGTCACCGGCCGAGCAGCCGAA is a genomic window of Mycolicibacter heraklionensis containing:
- a CDS encoding VirB8/TrbF family protein, which codes for MPSRDPAKPGGPRKHVGKHAAKRASKNALTLAEAEAKAAEAAAELARARAELLKAQQESEPESTPAVELETAPDVEAESTDAGEPEAGVDEEPAEQPRKLIHAWKQLRWVAATLAVLAIGGFLAIDVLMLSHHRDVAQRQHQLAEYAAAARQGVVTLMSLNYETVDDDVKAILDNSTGEFKQDFEAHAGDFTKVARESKTVTTVDTAVAGVESMSDNDAVVLVAANTKVTNKAGAKEEPRAWRLTVHLAREGDRVKMSKVDFAA